In a single window of the Mesoplodon densirostris isolate mMesDen1 chromosome 18, mMesDen1 primary haplotype, whole genome shotgun sequence genome:
- the LOC132478232 gene encoding soluble calcium-activated nucleotidase 1 isoform X2 codes for MPVQPSDPLEWNESMHSLRISVGGLPVLASMTKAADPRFRPRWKVILPSFVGAAVLWLLYAHRPPPSRPPVPNAHNWRLSQASADRYNDTYPLSAPQRTPGGTRYRIAVIADLDTESRAQEENTWVSYLKKGYLTLSDSGDRVAVEWDQGREVLESHLAEKGRGMELSDLIVFNGKLYSVDDRTGVVYQIEGSKAVPWVILSDGDGTVGKGFKAEWLAVKDEHLYVGSLGKEWTTATGEVLNENPEWVKVVGCRGSVDHENWVSSYNALRAAAGIRPPGYLIHESACWSDTLQRWFFLPRRASHERYSEKDDERRGTNLLLSAAQDFGDISIRHVGEVVPTHGFSSFKFIPNTDDQIIVALKSEEDSGQIATYIMAFTLDGRFLLPETKIGSVKYEGIEFI; via the exons ATGCCCGTCCAGCCCTCCGACCCCCTGGAATGGAATGAGTCTATGCACTCCCTCCGGATCAGCGTGGGGGGCCTTCCCGTGCTGGCGTCCATGACCAAGGCCGCAGACCCCCGCTTCCGCCCCCGCTGGAAGGTGATCCTGCCGTCCTTCGTGGGTGCCGCCGTCCTCTGGCTGCTCTACGCCCACCGCCCTCCTCCTAGCCGGCCCCCCGTGCCCAATGCCCACAATTGGAGGCTCAGCCAGGCATCCGCTGACCGGTACAATGACACCTACCCGCTATCAGCCCCCCAGAGGACACCGGGCGGGACTCGGTACAGAATCGCTGTCATCGCCGACCTGGACACGGAGTCAAGGGCCCAAGAGGAGAACACCTGGGTCAGTTACCTGAAGAAAGGCTATCTGACCCTGTCAGACAGTGGGGACAGGGTGGCCGTGGAGTGGGACCAAGGCCGTGAGGTCCTGGAGTCCCACCTGGCGGAAAAGGGGCGGGGCATGGAGCTGTCGGATCTGATTGTCTTCAATGGGAAGCTCTACTCTGTGGATGACCGGACAGGCGTTGTCTACCAGATCGAAGGCTCCAAGGCCGTGCCCTGGGTGATCCTGTCCGACGGCGACGGAACCGTGGGGAAAG GCTTCAAAGCCGAGTGGCTGGCTGTGAAGGACGAGCATCTGTATGTGGGCAGCCTGGGCAAGGAATGGACCACCGCCACGGGGGAGGTGCTGAACGAGAACCCGGAGTGGGTGAAGGTGGTGGGCTGCAGGGGCAGCGTGGACCACGAGAACTGGGTGTCCAGCTACAACGCCCTGCGGGCTGCTGCTGGGATCCGGCCGCCAG GCTACCTCATCCACGAGTCTGCCTGCTGGAGCGACACACTGCAGCGCTGGTTCTTCCTGCCGCGCCGTGCCAGCCACGAGCGCTACAGCGAGAAGGATGACGAGCGCAGGGGCACCAACCTGCTGCTGAGTGCCGCCCAGGACTTCGGCGACATCTCCATCCGGCACGTGGGGGAGGTGGTCCCCACGCACGGCTTCTCCTCCTTCAAGTTCATCCCCAACACCGATGACCAGATCATCGTGGCCCTCAAGTCCGAGGAGGACAGCGGCCAGATCGCCACCTATATCATGGCCTTCACGCTCGACGGACGTTTCCTCCTGCCTGAGACCAAGATCGGGAGTGTGAAGTATGAGGGCATAGAGTTCATTTAa